The Bombus pascuorum chromosome 5, iyBomPasc1.1, whole genome shotgun sequence genome segment atttccataaaagGATTAAAAGAACGATCATTTGCTTCTTTAACTAAAGATACTTTTTCTTGttctttaaaattcattttcgtttttgctgtttctgtaaaaattctttgttctttaaaatttgaagtttCCTAATATTTTCACACGTTTATTATCTGTTAACGATATAGTTATATGCAAAGCGTAAAATTAAGGCAAAGGAGATAGTCGAAGGGTAAGAAGAAAGTCAGCCATGGTTTAGTTCGCAAGCGAGAATCAAAGATAAacaagatatttttcaagacGGTAATTACTCCCTTTACGTAATGAACGAAGTTGCATGGTCCGGCAATTATCCTTTTCTGTATACGAGGGAAATTATACGAGGTGCAGTTGCGTAACGCAAACCATACCCAATAATAACACGCAGTAACGGAACACATCCCGGTGCGTAATTATGCAAGTCACTAGTATCAGCTATGATACAAATTAGAATGTGAAATTCGTAACGTGGGAATTGCGCATTTGTTTAAAGAATCGAACGCGATAAAACCTCGTAATAATAACCATTGCAACGATAGATCAAATTATTCCCACTAAACAGATTGTTAACTTTCCTTGTTTATCCTTTCTTGATTAATAAACTAATGgattaatattacttaaaattctattcgttaaaaatcaacgtgtaaaattacatttgatAACATTCCTCCACAACTATAATATCGAAAAGTAGAATTCAGTAATTTAgataaatcgaaagaaattgcaaatgaaatgtCGCGTTAAATGTCGAAGAAAATTAACTTCTTTTAcgaatttgagaaatttagTGTCCGAACTGTGTCAATGTATTctatagataaaaataaaactaaaacgTCATGTAGCAAAAATTCCATAAATGTTGTATTAAAAGCTATAACTTCACATACAACGTAAAGCTATCTATATGtacttgttttttttatagttcattttggtttttacaatttgtcctgaaggacatttggtgaagtgttatatctcattggtaataaaaaataaaataaaaataaatatagcatgtgggtggctacccccagcggggtgccaacttcgtgttttctaagttatatcttttatgatatgtACTTGTATGCGCATTTCGATGTGTCATCCGCCTTTGTCAATGCAAAGTTGACATCGGCatgctattaattttatcatagaCCGAATCTCGTGGTAATTTTGTCCAGTCTTTTCACATGCAAGTATAGTAGAATCATAGTAGAAACGATAAACATATATCGCTAGTATCAACGCGTAACACGTATAACTTTCTAATGAACCATTTACCAACTTTTTGCTGCATGGTGtattaatcttatttttacaaattttttaaaatttgtacattAAATTGCAAGAACACcctatatgtatgtgtatacatattgCGCTATAATATATCAGCATGCAATTAATTCCCACAGGTGGAGGATATTCGAGGgtatggaataaaaattgagaagTAACAAGTTGTAGAGTACCTTCGAAGTCCTTCTCGAACCAGCAGAAATAATCGCAAATGCCTTGACCAATCGATTCGTTCGGCATCTCGAGTTTGCCACCAAACTCAATCGGCAAAGCTTTCGCATCGATCAAAGACAATAAAGTGTCTCTGTTTGTTCCGTGGAAGTGAAGCCTCTTGCGTGTTTTCtcctgtaaataaaatttcaattatcaatgatcaaattaaaatattctacaaagCGACGAATATTGTTACGAAGCATCCTCgtctatttaataaatacctAAAGGAACAGTATTAACAGTATTAAGTATTAGTCGTTAAATTGTTACTTTCAGTTTGACTTGTATCCAAACTAACATTTAGGTATGGAAAATCCAGAAgtaatatgcaaaattattaaaattcacatttacatatacatcTAGATTAGTCTTTGCTTCGATGTACCGTCGTaatcgaatttcttttcgttcaaataGAAGAATATGGGATTAAGTATATCGGACATAAAATTAACCGAACTACGATAGTCGAATTTTTTATGTCTCGATCTCACTTTCCTTTCGACCGGAAAAGGAGCTTTTAATGCGTGTAAGAAAGTTAAGCGCGACAAACAACgattgtttcttattttcatacGATCTAAGAAATTCTctgaagatagaaaaatacgcTTTGATCGTAAATGACGCGGAAAACGCAAAGGGGTTAATGAGAACTCGTTGATAAATGATCGTTGAAGCACGTACCAGAAGGAAAGGTTTGAAGATAGCGTAAACCATGTTGAATATAAAGGGTTGATTCACTATGTGGATACCCTTCAGTCGACAGGGTAAACATCTCTGTACCCAATCCGTTACCGAGGCAGCGAAACTCGGAGTGATGTGTGTCACATGATTCAATGTTAGGCCGtccatatttaaaattacatggATTCCAGCGATCTACGGAAAACACGTAAAAGACATAATGACAAATTATAGCGGTAATAGAACGTTAATGTAACGCGACGAGTAGAATAGAGaaaataagtttttttttattttattttattttggttattttacaatttgtccttatggacatttggtaaagtgttatatcttattggtgaagaaaaaaaataaaataaaaataaatatagcacccccagcggggtgccagcttcgttttttctaagttatatcttttatgtgagAAAATAAGTAGGATAAAAGTTTGTCTAAACTACAGCATAAGGTGAGACAGAATACGGTAAACAGAAATATGATGGAATAGGAAGAATACAGGGAAAAGATATTCACAATACAGCGgcatttttcaaacgaaatgGAGAAATATTCACGAGATCGCGGTTGTACGCATATGCGTATAAAATATGCGTCTGGAAGATCGGCACCGTATGGGAAATTACATGCTAGGATATTGTGAGAATTTGAATAGAATGTTACGACGAGACTTGCACATTTTTCAAGGTGTTACGTATCGACTCCGATAGAGCATGCTTTTCTAACGATACTAAATACGCTGCCGGAAGGTGGACGCCGTATCAGGTATTACGCAATCGTTTCCTCCGTAAGCTCAACCAATGCTTGAAGGAAGGCTTTTTACGTTTCTATATCGTATTTTCGTTTCACACCTTATTTTCATCGTGCAGTTCTCATATGTCTAACTTCTTTGTCCTTCCCTgactttctttcttattcaaaAGATAGAGATTAGATTTAAAACGAGACTCGTTTTGAACAAGAACATGACAATTCCATTGACTATACCTGTGTCTTGGGTTCAGCCATAGCGGCTTCCAGTGACAGTATGATCGATCGGAATATTTCATCGATACTGATGATTTTCGTGTTCCATGCTTTCCCACAGTTCACCTGTAACACTCTACAACCATCCGCCATACGATCTGGTAACGGAATCACCATATCCGAAGACAGCACCTTCTTCTCGTTGCTGGGTAAGAGATTTAAACAGTAGCGTGGATTGTTCATCTTGAACTTGTAAAACCGTTTCATCTGCGAAGTtacaatgattttttattaatataattcttagctaatttcgaaatgaaatacgatttggataattttttaaatcattaacATTCTTCTGACAATCAGCATACTCGCTGCTATTGACATATACGTTTCGTTCTCTTAATTATCTGAAACCTAACTGTTCGagtttcaataataattattgacgCAGTCGTTGAATTGCAATTGTAATAGGTATATGAATATGTATGCTAAGGTAGAATTTAGCTCACCAGTTCAAAGGCACTTTTCGGGTACCATTTGCAAGGTCGTAGGAACTTCCGACAAAATTCATCGTCATCCGGCACGAACAGATCGGGTTCATCTAAAAACGAAACGCAAACCTTCACGTTCGGAACGTGCAATTACATTTGGCGTTTCTTTACaaaggaaaattgatattGTTTCAGGCGACGAACGAGACAAACCGAGTGGTTATTCGATCACAACAATACGTTATTCCACTGCTGGAGTATTTATTACGGTCAGTAGAATTTTAAGAAGATGTTTGCTATCTCGTTCATagcgacgaagaaaattttccttgttcaagaaaggaaaattaagtaagtaaaaaatatttattaaaataagaaagcgAGTGATTATTTGACGATTATTCGCTGCGACTGTTACCTTCGGTTTCTATCAAGTTCCTTCGAGGAACATTAACCGAGCTCGCGATAgagtgaaattttcattttcacctAACCGGTTCCGAACGTATAAAGCGAATGTACCGTGGTAACATCATGACGACGCTGCGTGTCGTTCGTAGCACTGCTTTCTTCGCTGTAAGAATAACTGCAACAATACGAGGCTAATTCAAAGTATAATTCGGCCATAAGAATCGTATTTGcataaaagatttttttgTACTTTAGTCTTGTCGattgtttaattaatcttgTCTTTCCTTCGCTATCATCGATAGAATATTTGGATTTATCGCGGAGAAATCGCACGGATTACTACACCTGGCTGgtagcaaaatatcaaaaatatttatttatttccataaaagaTTTCTTGTACTTTAGTCTTGCCGattgtttaattaatcttgTCTTTCCTTCGCTATCATCGATAGAATATTTGGACTTATCGAGGAGAAATCGCACAGATTACTACACCTGGCTgtagcaaaatatcaaaaatatttatttatttccataaaagaTTTTTTGTACTTTAGTCTTGCCGATTGCTTAATTAATCTTGTTTTAACTTCGTTATTACCGATAGGATATTTTGATTTATCGAGAAGAAATCACATAGATCACTAAACTTGGctgataacaaaatattaaaaatatttatcgcggTTGATAAATGATCGCGATTGTTATTCTTTGTCTTTCTGCAATTTTCCTGTTCAAAGTACTTCGACAGAATCGAATGATTCCAAAACGTCGATGAAAATCTGTCGAGCGCTCTTCCATAAGAAAAATCGTTTCACATGATATTCTTGATCctcttcgattaaatttaaaagaaaatatcacccGCTGAAGTGTGCagcaaataaagaaaaaataaaattgcaatatgCTTGCACGACAGAAATTTGCACAAAGAACGCTTTTCACTTCTGCACCCAAATGAATTAcagtacaaaaatattctctcctttctctttccctgtCTCCATCTACAATAGACCGATaagaaaacaacaaaatttcttaacACTTCACCGACCGATAGCCGTTTAATCGGTTTTTTCCTCCGACTCTTAACGACCGATAGCCTATTAATCGGCTTTTTGTCGCCgacaatctttctcattatttgagcagtaatttcttatttagtACCAAAGTACCTTGCTCAGTTGCGTCAGTTGCGTTGCTTCGTAAGCTCccacaattttataccaatttgaaaaacttaccgttcgcgatgaacgaaaagaatggtattggaGGGTCTAAACCGAAACAGAGCCGGAGCCAGGAAGAATCTGCGCCTGAGCAGCCGGTCGGACGTGCGTATGCTGTTGAACCGCTAGCGGTGAGTAAAGTGTTAAAAACCGTATCTTCTCTTCTCACACGTCGGCTGAAATGTCACTAATTTATCATATATCGATTCACGTAACATCTCCGAAATGCTTCATTTTATTCTGCGAATCAACGCAAACTTCTCTCGAATCCTCTCCAAATACGTACAGCGAGTCTTTCCTACTAAACTACTCGTAAAGCCAGTCGTGTGACATTTTTAAACTTAACCATACTTCTCTAATCGCTTTCATAGCTACCATTTGTATTGGCAGAAAATTCTCCTAAATCTTCCAGAAACTGTAAAATCGAATCTTTTCTATCGAACTTCCCTCTATCTCACGATTATCCGAGTGAATACGTATTAAGGTGGCCATGAAATCAACGCTATAGCGCTACCGGGCACCATTTCCCAGCAGTCCCGTTACCTGGTACCTTTGAACATCGCCTTGAAGTCCTTCAACGCCTGTTCCATGACCTCTGGCGTCTCGCGTAACTCGTTCTTCGTCTTTTCCTTGTAGAAGTCATCGCCTTCGTCGAAATCGGCCTTCAACACGGAGCTGCCTATCTTCAATTGCGGCAATTCTCTCGATTTGCTTGGAACGGTGCAGGCATCCTGGTCTCCTAGCCGCTCCATGGGATCGCTGACAGAGCTTTGTTACTCTTGAACGAACTCTATGTATAGGATATATATGAAAAAccatttatatataacttttgTTAGAAACATAGGAACTACATACATGTGTATACACATAcagatatgtatatagaaataattcttcccttttcttttactGTTTGTTGCAATTACGTTTACTATTGTATGTGTATTACTTATGTAATACATGTGCAAGTTTatggatattattatatttacataaattaaataaatacataaattgtataattataagaatataaatgtaataatataaataatacacaaatttattataattaaatagattacagaaaataaatcgattttaacgTCGGTGATAATTGGACGTTGTTCAGCTCGATGCGTGTTTCTGTCGAtccttgaatttttttaatcgatgCGGTATTGTTTGATGCGTTGCACGTTCGTTTCGCGGAAGATTTCGAATTGAGCGTTAATCTAGCACTGACAGCGCTCAGTCTTGCGTTTGGCATAAAATTTACGTTATTCTCTCTGCTGAGaagaattttgatttatttcctCTACATGTATATCGTTCACCATTTAGTATTCCGACATtggataaattattatctatagaaaatttttattcgtcgttaaaGAAATGAATGGAAGCGAGTGTTTGTGTGAATGTACCGTaatgtgtataaatatttgcttgaaacaagataaatatggaatttaaCGCGAGTAATCCTAGGATCGTGTTCACTATTTGCACAGTTGCTACttcagagatataaagtaaacataatttaagaaatttattttgaacttCTTAACCAAGTTATTAACACAATTTTAATACTATCGATGATCCGATTATCGACTCTAATAGAACGAATATCCCACAACATATCGCGCGGTAAatcataaaatgaataataattaatcgcaAGGAGTTCTCacagaaataatgaaataatattatgggGAATTTTCTATTACCGTCTTATCGCTCGTGCAACAAAAATTCGCAAATATTGTCCGAATAAATATCTACTTTCTTCTGTATCGAATCGTTGAAATGCAACGTGCGAGATTAATTCTTTGcaacgtttatttatattttacatgtacTTATCCTAATCCGGTAGTTCTCTGGCAGATAAGATAACTACAAACTCCAAATGATATCTGACGGGTGTATACAGCGATTGATATTGCAGAAATTTTCTCGCATAACTTGCTTTCCATTGAATTCAAATGGAGAAATACGAACAAAAGGTCTTTAAGTTGTTTTATACCGATAATATTGACTTGCTATTATTTCaagctataaaatatttgaaaatgtgtGATTCCAATgcgatttttatgcatatatgcatatattacAATCgcatatattcatatatgcGATTTTTATGCAGCATACTGTAACCTAATTCCTCGGCCTTTCCTTTCCAACGGCACTTTTTTAGTCAAATTATGCAAtgtcatttatatatatacgaaacTTGGAAAACATACGTACTAGAAAGATAAGCTATGATATGTTTAATTACCAATTATAACGTCACGTTATTAGCCAAAAATAAGATATGCAATATCGTTtggtaaaaagaagaatttgcTGAAAATCGTATATTTTACGAACAGTAAATAACCCTTGCGTTTTATacttaaattatcaaatatctaCTAACCTACCTTAACAACCGAAATTTTCCAATGCcaatttattccaaatttttcttttcaaccCTTTTATCGCTTGCTAAACTACCAAACGATACAAAATGAACAACTtggaaaagaattatttcctGATCCTCAagatttcctctttttctagCATTGGATACACAAAATGCGTACTTTCAGCTTTTTAATTCAGAACTGTGATTCCAACATGAAGACTAAAATGCCCAAAACCAAAACAATAATCCTTCTCATAACACACTAATCTCGACCACCAATATTAAACGCAGACGACATCGAACCGaacacgaataaaaatgaacCAATCGACAAATAAACGATCATACCTGAAAATTCACTTACTCGAGGGATCCAGTTAAAATCGCGCTTCTCCCTTgagaaagtaatttttttatgagAATAACGGTTCGTCTCACGATATCCCGATGACGAGGCTGCAGGATGTCATTTCACGGTTTCTACGCGACAAGATTCACGAATTGTCACGACCGCAGTATCGATTACGAGGATCGTGACGGAGGGACGACTAAAAACTGAGAAGCTGGCCTGTTAAAAGAGAAACAGGTCGATCGGTCGAACGAGCGGATCCAACGTGATCGAGACTCTGGTGGAGACTATCTCGAAGCAGGACTCGCAAGTCGGAAATCGGCTGAAAAGCGAAAGCGTTTCTCCCACTTTAGTCGTGACAGTGAGTCCAACAGCGAAGGTTATGCTCCTTCTCAACCCGCGACACcgcgattaattaaattttgatttctggCTCAGCGTTAAAAACATTTGTACGATTGACATGCGCATATTCCGTTTAATTTACGATCACCTTTCGCGTTTGTTATACGTCATcgtgatttattatttctctttggtttcgttttcattgtgattcattcttttcttcttcgtttcttaaGAGAAATGGACGCAAGATGTATTATTAAACTATTCTCTACATATTATTCTGAAGAAGATATTTGAGTCCTTCGTTCGATCCAGTGTACATTTTATTACACagatgttttttatttatttttattacaaagatgTTTTTACATCGTGTAACAATTGGGAAAGCGAGGAAACATTTTCTTTCcgaaaattctacaaatttaaacgatcgtttacgaagcttaaaaaatgttgtgaaTGTTCGAGCTTGTAAATGAAGCCAGGTAGATTGTTGCACGAAATTCTACGAATCACGAAATTATAACAGTTCAAATAGCggtaatttttcatcgaaaattttcagtatatgtatatgtatataaattttcagtataatcgatatatgtaaaatatacaaaactatTTGCTATCTAcgttatattcataaaaatatgaattattcgcataccgttatatgtaatatgaaataattagagaaataattaataagtttAGTTGATAACACAACTCGATgtagttaataaattatgtttataaaattcatatttataaaattcctttctctgttttacctattttcatttccttttcttcctcttatATTCTCGCCTCGTTAAAATGAAGTTAGAAACACGAAGATGTGGTCACACAtgatatagaaatttctattcgtcgttatgtactatacggtaaactttctttttagCCCAGTTTCAAATTGCACTCCGAATCGAGTTGACCTGTACGACTCGAGTCAACTTCGAAAGCGTTATATAAATGCGTTAAGAGTTTACCTTCTTCTTTCCgcattgtaattttaaaatgtctgTAAGTAACATCAAGTTCGATTTAAATAGTTTTCATCGAATTCTTAtttagaatttctaattgtgTTTACTTCCTCTCACGATCGTTAACATATTCGAGACTTACGGATATTATAGTAACGTTTTtcgatatttacaaataagtttgtataattttgcatgaatttgtacatttttttaaaagtaacTCTTAGTAAAACAGGTTTGCAAAAATTTTGCTTGAAACGAAGGCAGGTTTTGAAATGAATTTCGAGACGTAGAAGTTAAACGATTCGAAAACCTGGTTCCTCTATTccaaaattattgaaatttatttattgttgaaaatgaccaaattatgaaaatgaaattgccTGACTAAAATGTTGCCTATCATCAGAACCATTAGCTTCAAAAGTCTTATTCCAactacttttctttcttcactATTCtgcctttttttattttacgcttATACTTTACTCggattttcttctttgctttGCATTTTAAGAAGATGCAAACGAAAATCATGTTTACCATGTATATCAATCACAATCTTTTGCATACAATGCGCgagcttgaaatatttttaacgtcAAAAAATTTCGGCTGCATCGGAAATGTTAGATAAGTCGCGATAAGATTCATTTCGTCTGTGCATCAAGCTAAAGATTGTTGCACTATAGTCTCATCGTTCATACTTCTCttgaaaacatatttttcattgtcaaatgatattttaggagcgagtaaatattatttataatatacagaaataataGTGTTTCGTACAAAACTATACACTTAATAGTAATTTGATAAAACCAtcataaatgtataacaaTAGCAATTGTTGATATTCTTAAAATACTTTGTACAAGAACGTGATCACAGTGGAAAAAAGATCTTTAGTAGATATAATTCGAATGCTTCATTGTTTTAGTCTCTTCGTTTTTCTATAttgattattcatttttacaatatcCGTACGAATTCcattctgaaaaataaaagaaattgtatcAGTTTCTTGCTTCATTAtatcgaaaatttttatttcatcccGATTTATTCAAGGATTTATTCcttttctgtaattttctatcatattttaattgacgTATTTCAactaaattcatttataagacaaaagaatatatttatgtcctttgtaaattctataaaaatttatatttttaaagaatgtaGAGCATATATTTTAGGAAGACTCGAATACAACATCGATTTTTGTCTCTATATAACGTACGACtggaaagaataaattatgttaattaaatcTTACCTTTGATCTTATCTTCGTGCTGAAGCAGTACAGGATACCAATCGGCACTGGTGTAATCGATTTCCGGCAGATTGCCCCCATAGTTCTTCGGAATGTGACTAACTGGAATGTATGCATGAAGGGCAGACATCTTATTGCCGTGGAAGAACATACGTTTCTTTAGCTTTTCCTTCACGAAGGGCTTGAACATCTGCCACACCATGTTGAATAGGAACGGTTGTTTTACGAAGTGTACCTACGATCGATTAGAATAGTCGACGTTATTAATCAAAAGCGTTAAAACTATACGTAAAGTAATTTTACTTCTGGGTCGATCCTATCACATACATAACTAAATTACAGACGTTGGCGCATTTATGGAAAGGTCTAAAGGTAAGTTCCATTAAACCGGATTTTGAagattttcgtaatttttaagatttgaAAGTTTTAAGAATAGATTCGTTTAGGTGGAAGTAGGTGACGGTgcattgaatttaaaaatcccCTTCCCATAAGAAAACTGGTGCGGTTTGTCATGTTTTCCGCCTATAGTCTTCGTTTGAATTGTCACAATCCAGTATTCACGCGTAACAACGCGCAACATTACGAGATAccaagaaatattataaaatcctTAAATCAAAGTTGGCTACGAACCTCTTTCAAACGCAGAGGCATAGCTTCCTGAATAAACGTCAAGAGTTTCATACAAAAAGATGGTGTCATGCCCATCACTTGTTTCATACTTAGGCCGTCGAAATCCATTATGACGACAGTTCCGTATATCTGTAAAAAAGGATCATTTTCTTACATGAACATGAAAGCATGTCTGAAAAGCAAGTCACGAACTaccaaagaaagaaataaacttCTCAGCTACGATTACAGATACTTTACATAACCGTATAATCACGAGTATATTGAACGTTACAAAACCAACAGCGTTATAAAACCAGTCTGTCCGTCGACAATTTCTATCGTACTTGCCTGAGTTAGCGGTTCCCACATGGCAAGTTGGTGAACCAAATACAACACTCGAAATATTTGGTCGGCGCTGACAGCAGACGGGTCCCAGGACTTTCCGCAGTTAACAATAAGTATTCTTCGATTCTTGTGATCTCTTCCTTTGATGACATTCACCACGTTGTGCTCGAGCATAGCGACCCTCTCGTCGTTTGGCATCAAATTAGACAACAGAATTGCGTTTTTATCTTTGAACTCGGCGATCCTCTTCATCAGCTCGTAGGCGCTCTTCGCGTAGAATTTGCATGGTCGCAGGAATATTAAAAGGAAAACATCGTCCTTACGAAAATGGAGCGTTTGGTCgtctgaaaatgaaaatgagaaatttattaatggtTAAGTCGATGAATAGCGTTAAAACGTATGAAATGTATGACGAATAATATTAAGGCTGTTAGAATTAAAGATCTCGTAACGAAGTATAGTTCAGGGAAATAGAAGAAGTATTTTAACTTCTTCCGCTTAATATAAACATgtatatcaattttctttaaGCACGATGTTCgtcgtattatataattattataagtGTAGCTATAACTATGTGGCggaagaattatatatatatatatatatatatatatatatatatatatatatatatatatacctaaaTTTGTAGACTTTATGACgaagttttttttattgaaaccaTCGATTTTTAtctaacatttataaaaactttttctagatataatatatctgtTTTATAGATACATGGAATTACGAACTTTGgtaattacataaaaagaGATACGGCCTCACCGATTTCAACGAACTTGAATTATGTTGTCAAGCATGTTCCCAGATGTTCGCAAAGAACTTCCATAAAACTTTCACTATAAATGCCATATATAGATGActggaattttatataatcaatTTCAACGAGTAATAGACAAAAATTTGgaacattaataaattcaatctTGTCGCTGTCAATCGCAAGATAAAATCAGTATTGGAGCTGCACAAGTTTTATGGTACCTTCTAACTACTACTACATGTAAATATTCCTGATTTATTCGCACTTTATACCGTAGTAAAGCAGATTTATTACTGCTCATTCgtatatccttttttttttttttttttttttgttataaaacttTGACATTACTTCCAgtaatgtttatataatttttttttaatcttgatttataaaatttactgaCAAGAACGTTTGGtcggaaaaaattaaatcaccCTGTATACCGTATACTGTATACCAAATATACTTTTCCAacaaatcaaattttgtacaaatcAAAGATTAAAATCGTGCGTGCT includes the following:
- the LOC132906674 gene encoding retinaldehyde-binding protein 1, whose translation is MSFELDTTQPESEALAFAEKELRETENNTKEGLAALKKYIEDDQTLHFRKDDVFLLIFLRPCKFYAKSAYELMKRIAEFKDKNAILLSNLMPNDERVAMLEHNVVNVIKGRDHKNRRILIVNCGKSWDPSAVSADQIFRVLYLVHQLAMWEPLTQIYGTVVIMDFDGLSMKQVMGMTPSFCMKLLTFIQEAMPLRLKEVHFVKQPFLFNMVWQMFKPFVKEKLKKRMFFHGNKMSALHAYIPVSHIPKNYGGNLPEIDYTSADWYPVLLQHEDKIKEWNSYGYCKNE
- the LOC132906670 gene encoding clavesin-1-like translates to MERLGDQDACTVPSKSRELPQLKIGSSVLKADFDEGDDFYKEKTKNELRETPEVMEQALKDFKAMFKDEPDLFVPDDDEFCRKFLRPCKWYPKSAFELMKRFYKFKMNNPRYCLNLLPSNEKKVLSSDMVIPLPDRMADGCRVLQVNCGKAWNTKIISIDEIFRSIILSLEAAMAEPKTQIAGIHVILNMDGLTLNHVTHITPSFAASVTDWVQRCLPCRLKGIHIVNQPFIFNMVYAIFKPFLLEKTRKRLHFHGTNRDTLLSLIDAKALPIEFGGKLEMPNESIGQGICDYFCWFEKDFEVASKYGYVKSTK